A genome region from Myroides fluvii includes the following:
- a CDS encoding DUF4261 domain-containing protein: MVHSVLALGELYSFLVNFCSYVIGSNVVFRQGETFGYAAEQKMNITSSKVFL, from the coding sequence GTGGTTCACTCAGTTTTAGCATTAGGAGAATTGTATTCTTTCTTGGTGAATTTTTGTTCGTATGTCATAGGAAGTAATGTGGTGTTTAGACAAGGAGAGACTTTCGGGTATGCCGCAGAACAGAAGATGAATATTACCTCTTCTAAGGTATTTTTGTAG
- the lipA gene encoding lipoyl synthase, whose translation MDTILDKNIQPQAKPKWLRVKLPTGKKYTELRGLVDKYKLHTICTSGSCPNMGECWGEGTATFMILGNICTRSCGFCGVKTGRPETVDWDEPDKVARSIKLMSIKHAVITSVDRDDLKDGGSIIWAETVKAVRRISPGTTMETLIPDFQGEERLLDRILAVAPEVISHNMETVRRLTREVRIQAKYDRSLAVLQYLKDNGAKRTKSGIMLGLGETEEEVIQTMHDLKAVGLDVLTIGQYLQPSKKHLPVKEFITPEQFKKYEEIGLELGFRHVESGALVRSSYKAQKHIL comes from the coding sequence ATGGATACAATCTTAGACAAAAATATACAACCACAGGCCAAACCGAAATGGTTACGTGTAAAATTGCCTACAGGTAAAAAATATACTGAATTAAGAGGTTTAGTGGACAAGTACAAGTTGCACACCATCTGTACCTCGGGTAGTTGTCCAAATATGGGAGAATGTTGGGGAGAAGGAACGGCGACTTTTATGATTTTAGGAAACATCTGTACGCGTTCATGTGGTTTCTGTGGAGTAAAAACAGGACGTCCAGAAACAGTGGATTGGGATGAACCAGACAAAGTGGCTCGTTCGATCAAGCTAATGAGCATTAAACACGCGGTAATTACTAGTGTTGACCGAGATGACTTAAAAGACGGTGGGTCGATTATTTGGGCAGAAACAGTGAAAGCAGTTCGCCGTATTAGCCCTGGAACGACTATGGAAACACTAATTCCAGATTTTCAAGGCGAAGAGCGTTTATTGGATCGTATCTTAGCAGTGGCACCGGAAGTAATTTCGCACAATATGGAAACGGTTCGTCGCTTAACGAGAGAGGTTCGAATCCAAGCCAAATACGATCGCAGTTTAGCCGTGTTGCAATATTTAAAAGACAACGGCGCTAAGCGTACGAAATCAGGGATTATGTTAGGTTTAGGAGAAACAGAAGAAGAAGTAATCCAAACGATGCACGATTTGAAAGCCGTTGGATTAGATGTCTTAACTATAGGTCAATATTTACAACCGAGTAAAAAACACTTGCCTGTAAAAGAATTCATCACACCAGAACAATTCAAGAAATACGAAGAAATCGGGTTAGAATTAGGATTCAGACACGTTGAAAGTGGTGCACTTGTTCGTTCATCATACAAAGCTCAGAAACATATTTTATAA
- the gap gene encoding type I glyceraldehyde-3-phosphate dehydrogenase produces the protein MKKIKVAINGFGRIGRNLFKLLLNHPVIEVVAINDLADVQTMAHLVKYDSIHGILQADVSYDDNHLIINQQKIPYFSSKAIAALPWASLDIDYVIEATGKRKTTALLEEHIKQGAKRVILSVPPEDNEIKTIVLGVNEHILTGEELIISNASCTTNNAAPMVKIIKKLCGMEQAYITTVHSYTTDQSLHDQPHKDLRRARGAAQSIVPTTTGAAKALTKIFPEYEGKIGGGGIRVPVPDGSLTDITCYVKREITIEEINQAFKDAAENELKGILAYTEDPIVSVDIIGNTHSCLFDSQLTSVIDRMVKVVGWYDNEIGYSSRLIDLILYFESIKKD, from the coding sequence ATGAAAAAAATTAAAGTTGCAATTAATGGATTTGGACGCATTGGTCGAAATCTATTCAAATTATTGCTCAATCATCCTGTCATTGAAGTTGTTGCTATAAACGATTTAGCAGATGTGCAAACCATGGCGCATTTAGTCAAATACGACAGTATTCACGGTATCTTACAAGCGGATGTATCGTATGATGACAATCACCTGATTATCAATCAACAGAAAATACCTTATTTCAGTTCAAAGGCTATTGCAGCCTTACCTTGGGCGAGCTTAGACATTGATTATGTAATAGAGGCAACAGGAAAACGCAAGACAACAGCTTTACTCGAAGAGCATATTAAACAAGGGGCCAAACGCGTTATTTTATCAGTTCCTCCAGAGGATAATGAAATCAAGACCATTGTTTTGGGAGTAAACGAACACATCTTAACTGGAGAGGAATTAATCATTTCCAATGCAAGTTGTACAACAAACAATGCAGCTCCAATGGTCAAGATTATCAAAAAGCTATGTGGTATGGAACAGGCTTATATCACAACAGTACACTCCTATACGACCGATCAAAGTTTACACGACCAACCACATAAAGATTTAAGAAGAGCACGGGGAGCAGCTCAATCTATTGTTCCTACAACTACAGGAGCAGCAAAAGCACTCACGAAGATTTTCCCCGAATACGAAGGAAAAATCGGCGGTGGCGGAATTCGAGTTCCCGTTCCCGATGGATCATTGACCGACATTACGTGTTATGTAAAAAGAGAAATAACCATTGAGGAAATCAATCAAGCCTTCAAAGATGCGGCAGAAAATGAATTAAAAGGTATTTTAGCCTATACTGAAGATCCTATTGTTTCTGTAGACATCATTGGCAATACCCATTCTTGTCTCTTTGATTCTCAGCTAACTTCTGTTATTGATCGCATGGTTAAAGTTGTTGGATGGTATGACAATGAAATTGGGTATTCTTCCCGTTTGATTGATTTGATTCTATATTTTGAATCGATTAAAAAAGATTAA
- the yajC gene encoding preprotein translocase subunit YajC has protein sequence MEGIQQFLPMIFIFVAIYFFMIRPQQKKVKQEKTYEASLKVGDRIVTKSGLHGRIAELNELTVVVETMAGKLLMERSAISMDMSQKLQEKK, from the coding sequence ATGGAAGGTATACAACAATTTTTACCTATGATTTTCATCTTTGTTGCGATTTATTTCTTTATGATTCGTCCGCAACAAAAGAAAGTGAAACAAGAAAAGACATACGAAGCTAGTCTGAAAGTAGGAGATCGTATCGTAACTAAATCAGGTTTACACGGAAGAATTGCTGAGTTAAATGAATTAACAGTTGTTGTAGAGACAATGGCAGGAAAACTTTTAATGGAGCGTTCTGCTATTTCTATGGATATGAGCCAAAAGCTTCAAGAGAAAAAATAA
- a CDS encoding DUF1573 domain-containing protein: MKNVFMLSCVALLTLTACKKNDASSRISEDSVAKIEQETIDKKTQGSPKMEFVSLAHDFGTIGNNEAVETEFEFTNTGDADLVIIDARATCGCTVPEYQKTPIKPGEKSKLKVRFQTGAVGQQQKTVTLTTNTEKGEELLTIKANVSPAN; encoded by the coding sequence ATGAAAAACGTATTTATGTTGTCTTGTGTAGCTTTGTTGACCTTGACAGCTTGTAAAAAAAATGACGCATCAAGTCGTATTAGTGAAGATAGCGTTGCTAAAATCGAACAAGAAACTATCGATAAAAAGACACAAGGTAGTCCAAAAATGGAATTTGTATCTCTTGCACATGATTTTGGAACAATCGGAAATAACGAAGCGGTAGAGACAGAATTTGAATTTACAAATACTGGAGATGCAGATTTAGTTATTATTGACGCTCGTGCTACTTGTGGATGTACTGTTCCGGAATATCAAAAAACACCAATTAAACCAGGAGAAAAATCGAAGCTAAAAGTTAGATTTCAAACTGGAGCTGTTGGACAACAACAGAAAACGGTTACTTTAACAACGAATACAGAAAAAGGAGAGGAGTTACTTACGATTAAAGCTAACGTTTCTCCAGCAAACTAA
- the nusB gene encoding transcription antitermination factor NusB, which translates to MLNRRHIRIKVMQTLYALHQSNSDQIQTGEKFLNHSMDSIQELYLLMLTLLIEIRKKEEEYIEISQKKHLATYEERNPNKKFIENQVLELLSNSTSISNKVEERNMTYWQRKDHYVQLVLDEIKASELYKNYMKSTTRSFQEDQDFIVNVYTEIIAPNEKLYDFLEDTKLTWVDDLPVVNTLIQKQVRQLKNVEQAFFVPKVFKDAEDKDFAQDLFRRTFLNGAELAKEYDGKTPNWDIERIATIDIVVLKMAICEMLRFSSIPVKVTINEYLEVVKEYSTPKSSIFINGILDNISKELEAQGRLNKIGKGLL; encoded by the coding sequence ATGTTAAATCGAAGACACATTCGTATCAAGGTTATGCAGACGCTTTATGCGTTGCACCAAAGTAATTCTGACCAAATTCAAACGGGTGAGAAATTTTTAAACCACAGCATGGATAGTATACAAGAGTTGTATTTATTGATGCTAACCCTCCTGATAGAAATTCGAAAAAAAGAAGAAGAATATATCGAAATTTCTCAGAAAAAACATTTAGCTACTTACGAAGAACGCAATCCAAACAAGAAATTTATCGAAAACCAAGTGCTTGAGTTATTGAGTAATTCTACTTCTATTAGCAATAAAGTGGAAGAGCGAAATATGACGTATTGGCAAAGAAAGGATCATTATGTTCAGTTGGTATTAGATGAAATCAAAGCAAGTGAGCTGTATAAGAACTACATGAAATCGACGACGCGTTCTTTTCAAGAAGATCAAGATTTTATCGTGAATGTATACACGGAAATTATTGCGCCAAATGAAAAGTTATATGACTTTTTAGAAGATACTAAATTGACTTGGGTAGATGATTTACCCGTGGTAAATACGTTAATTCAAAAGCAAGTAAGACAATTGAAAAATGTTGAGCAAGCATTTTTTGTTCCTAAAGTTTTTAAAGATGCAGAAGACAAGGATTTTGCTCAGGATTTGTTCCGTAGAACGTTTTTAAATGGTGCTGAATTAGCAAAAGAATACGATGGTAAAACACCAAATTGGGATATAGAACGTATCGCTACTATTGATATTGTAGTTTTAAAAATGGCTATTTGCGAGATGTTGCGTTTTTCTTCTATCCCTGTAAAAGTTACAATAAATGAATATTTAGAGGTTGTGAAAGAGTATTCTACACCAAAAAGTAGTATATTTATCAACGGTATTCTTGATAATATTTCAAAAGAACTTGAAGCTCAAGGTCGATTGAATAAAATTGGAAAAGGACTTTTATAA